A genomic stretch from Malus domestica chromosome 15, GDT2T_hap1 includes:
- the LOC103401372 gene encoding uncharacterized protein isoform X2 — translation MANPGVGAKFVSVNLNKSYGQPSHHHRHPPHHSPYGSNRGRPASHGSGGMVVLSRPRSANKAVGSKLSVPPPLNLPSLRKEHERFDSLGSGGGPAGGGAAGSGARPTSSGVGWTKPTAVALQEKEVDGDHGGAEANDQTLHGVDGVSRGNSVGSSVYMPPSARPGSVGPLPIPAPTFQPAEKALLLRGEDFPSLQAALPSLSRPSQKQKEGLNQKQMQAVRDELLNEQRDSTHSSLLVDMRPQLQTSRRSVQNENGSECKGLGGDRASEQVRKQDEYFPGPLPLVRLNPRSDWADDERDTSHGFADRGRDHGFSKTEACWDRDFDMPRISVLPLKPVHNSLERWGLHDNEAGKVSTSEVPKVDSYSRDAGTPSREGREGNSWRNTTFPKDGNSGQVGNDRNVFDARASSLYRETSKDSKYSLTSVQENAQDNFVRRDGYRQGGRQPWNNSTDSYTSRGPEWNKRDRYGSEQQNRYRGDALQNSSVSKPYTAGGKGLPINDPLLNFGREKHPFSKSEKPYVEDPYMKDFGGTGFDSRDPFSASLFGVVKKKKDVVKQTDFHDPVRESFEAELERVQKMQEQERQRIIEEQERALELARREEEERMRMAREQEERQRKMEEEAREAAWRAEQEQLDAMRRAEEQRLAREEEKQRLFLEEERRKHAAKQKLLELEERIAKRRAETGKTGGNSVADADEKMSRMEKEKDVSRAADMGDWEDGERMVERITASASSDSSLNRSFEMGSRSHYSRDSSPFVDRGKSVNSWRRDVYENGNSSSLLLQDQDFGHHSPRRDSSVGGRAPLRKEFYGGSGFMSSRTYHKGGIAEPHMDDITHLGGQRWHLSGNGDHYSRNMEIESEFHDNLVEKFSDVGWGQGRVHGNPYSPYPEQLYPNSDADGPYSFGRSRYSMRQPRVLPPPSLASMHKSSYRNEVERPGPSAFLDNEIQYNQAGRGEPTMQTRHDTNRPENIGQPEIINVKQENTGSENRKLDSITSPRCDSQSSLSVSSPPSSPTHLSHDDLDESRDSSVLSAPGDSKEVPLSGPESEPLVLPTNPGQENVMNASSSISTGDDEEWAVENNEHLQEQEEYDEDEDGYEEEDEVHEVDDENIDLTQEFDDMHLEEKGSPDMDNLVLGFNEGVEVGMPNDEFERSSRNDEGTFVVPKVSSGTVEEQGSFDGIRADELTLQPMDGSNQVNVGSSSRLVQETEKAMQNLVIQPSNVSHMSAETEREHVDASSTSGLSSQHPVTSSVSFTSHLLSSQAAKPTVSSVPNQTEGPVKLQFGLFSGPSLIPSPVPAIQIGSIQMPLPLHPQVGPSLAHMHPSQPLFQFGQLRYTSPISQGVLPMGPQSVSFVQPNLPSGFSLNQSPGGPLPIQTGPRTYQITKNDATLSSVNNNQPGVTSRLLGASQENVSEKINSMPTGGTAETSVMVQRGPAVSRISDSSSRSESFEGEDQRNNNSVGKNFSGFLGTRESQGQAQTGAAPSQLIIKDKDFSGPRAHGPTSGGRGRKYVVTVKNSGSRSFPVAEPTHLESSGFQRRPRRNMQRTEFRVRGSADKRQYTGSVSSNHVGLDEKYVSGRGFGPSVRSEPRRVVMSNKPSKQMLDSEGLSPGPLNSLEIDSGSKAEKGAGKDALTRSQNVLQSGEGNLKRNIHSEEDVYAHLQSGFVRVFEQPGIEAPSDEDDFIEVRSKRQMLNDRREQREKEIKAKSRASKVPRKPHSTSKSSTASANSGKNYAVANGEAGNSSHSDFVASEGRGLVNMEVSAGLNTNVVSQPLAPIGTPAVKSDAQADIRSHTIRSLNTSSLPVVSGSEKNLGRSSIVDDNSKVLDNVQASLDAWGNSRINQQVISLTQTQLDEAMKPGQFGSHGSVGEITSSVCESSMPSSSILTKEKPFSSAANPINSLLAGEKIQFGAVTSPTILPPSSRSISHGIGPPGPSRSDMQLSHNLSADENDCGLLFEKEKHTAESCVHLEDCESEAEAAASAVAVAAISSDEIGGNSLGACSGSVADIDGITAAGAGDQKFASQSRAKQSLSVSLPADLSLETPPISLRPPLPGGAGDQQLASQSRAEESLSVSLPADLSVETPPISLWPPLPSPQNSSGQMLPHFPGGPPSHFPFYEMNPMMGGPVFAFGPHEESASTTQAQSQKTSAPVSAPLGTWQQCHSGVDSFYGPPAGFTGPFISPAGGIPGVQGPPHMVVYNHFAPVGQFGQVGLSFMGTAYIPSGKQPDWKHNPASSSMGAGEGEMNSINMVSAQRNPTNMPAPIQHLAPGSPLLPMASPLAMFDVSPFQPSDMSVQARWPHVPASSLQSVPLSMPMQQQADGMLPSKFSHGPTDQSLPANRFPESRTSTSFDSSRSFPVATEATSTRFPDELGLVDPTSSGSTGASTQNAVTKSSSVSSTIDNAKTDVDQNLSTSSSGHNASSNAKSQSSMNKSNIPNQHYGHSSYYQRGGGSQKNSSGGDWSHRRMGYQGRNQSLGAEKSFPATTKMKQIYVAKQTSSGSSTAS, via the exons ATGGCTAATCCCGGAGTCGGGGCCAAGTTTGTATCTGTGAATCTGAACAAATCATATGGGCAGCCTTCTCACCATCATCGCCATCCACCGCACCATAGCCCTTACGGGTCGAACAGGGGGAGGCCAGCTAGTCATGGCAGCGGAGGAATGGTGGTCCTTTCGAGGCCTCGCAGTGCGAACAAAGCTGTTGGGTCGAAGCTTTCTGTTCCACCCCCCTTGAATCTGCCTTCATTGCGCAAAGAGCATGAGAGATTTGATTCGTTGGGCTCAGGTGGTGGTCCCGCTGGTGGAGGGGCTGCAGGTAGTGGGGCGAGGCCTACTTCGTCTGGTGTGGGGTGGACAAAGCCTACTGCTGTTGCTTTGcaagagaaagaagtggatgGTGATCATGGAGGAGCTGAGGCAAATGACCAGACTTTGCATGGTGTTGATGGGGTGAGTAGAGGGAACAGTGTGGGGAGCAGTGTTTATATGCCACCTTCAGCTCGGCCTGGTTCGGTGGGACCTCTCCCTATTCCTGCTCCAACATTTCAACCGGCAGAGAAAGCACTGCTGTTGAGGGGTGAAGATTTCCCTTCTTTGCAGGCTGCTTTGCCTTCTTTGTCAAGGCCTTCACAAAAGCAAAAGGAGGGTTTGAATCAGAAACAGATGCAAGCTGTCCGTGATGAATTGTTGAATGAGCAGAGGGATAGTACTCATTCTAGTTTGCTTGTTGACATGCGGCCTCAATTGCAGACTTCTCGTCGTAGTGTACAGAATGAGAATGGCAGTGAATGTAAGGGTTTGGGTGGTGATCGAGCATCAGAGCAAGTAAGGAAGCAGGATGAGTATTTTCCAGGTCCACTACCACTAGTTCGGTTGAACCCAAGATCAGATTGGGCGGATGATGAGCGTGATACAAGTCATGGTTTTGCAGATCGGGGCAGAGATCATGGGTTCTCAAAAACTGAAGCTTGTTGGGATAGAGATTTTGATATGCCCAGAATAAGTGTTCTACCACTCAAGCCAGTTCACAACTCTTTGGAGAGATGGGGTCTGCATGACAATGAAGCTGGAAAGGTTTCTACCAGCGAAGTCCCAAAGGTGGACTCATACAGCAGAGATGCAGGAACACCTAGTAGAGAAGGAAGGGAAGGGAACTCATGGAGAAATACCACATTTCCAAAAGATGGAAATAGTGGTCAAGTTGGAAATGACCGAAATGTTTTTGATGCAAGGGCTTCGAGTTTATACAGAGAAACAAGCAAGGATAGTAAGTATAGTCTGACATCTGTTCAAGAAAATGCTCAAGATAATTTTGTAAGGAGGGATGGGTATAGACAAGGAGGTAGACAGCCTTGGAACAATTCTACAGACTCATATACAAGCAGAGGGCCTGAATGGAATAAACGTGACCGGTATGGCAGTGAACAACAAAATAGATACAGAGGTGATGCTTTACAGAATAGCTCAGTGTCCAAACCCTACACTGCAGGTGGTAAAGGGCTTCCCATCAATGATCCACTGCTTAATTTTGGAAGGGAGAAGCACCCATTTTCAAAGAGTGAAAAACCTTATGTAGAGGATCCTTACATGAAAGACTTTGGAGGTACTGGTTTTGACAGCCGGGATCCCTTCTCTGCCAGTCTTTTTGGAGTGgttaagaagaagaaagatgtgGTTAAACAAACTGATTTCCATGACCCTGTTAGGGAATCTTTTGAGGCTGAACTTGAGAGAGTtcagaaaatgcaagaacaggAGCGACAGAGGATCATTGAGGAACAAGAAAGAGCTTTGGAGCTAGCTCgaagagaagaagaggagagaaTGCGGATGGCTAGGGAACAAGAAGAAAGGCAGAGAAAGATGGAAGAAGAAGCTAGGGAAGCAGCGTGGAGAGCAGAACAAGAACAACTTGATGCCATGCGAAGAGCTGAAGAGCAGAGATTAGCTAGGGAAGAGGAGAAACAGAGGTTGTTTTTGGAGGAAGAAAGGAGGAAGCATGCTGCTAAGCAGAAGCTTTTAGAATTGGAGGAAAGGATTGCGAAGAGGAGGGCTGAAACAGGAAAGACTGGTGGTAATTCTGTGGCTGATGCAGATGAGAAAATGTCTAGGatggagaaagaaaaagatgtCTCCAGGGCAGCAGACATGGGTGACTGGGAGGATGGTGAAAGAATGGTGGAGAGGATCACAGCCTCGGCATCTTCTGATTCAAGTTTGAACAGGTCCTTTGAGATGGGTTCTAGGTCTCATTATTCTAGAGATAGTTCTCCTTTTGTGGACAGGGGAAAGTCCGTTAATTCCTGGAGAAGAGATGTATATGAGAATGGGAACAGCTCAAGCTTACTTCTGCAAGACCAGGATTTTGGCCATCATAGTCCCAGACGAGATTCATCTGTTGGTGGGAGAGCTCCTTTAAGGAAAGAGTTCTATGGAGGCAGTGGATTCATGTCTTCTAGGACTTACCACAAAGGGGGGATTGCTGAACCTCACATGGATGATATCACTCATTTAGGGGGGCAGAGGTGGCACCTTTCTGGCAATGGGGATCATTATAGCAGAAACATGGAGATTGAGTCTGAATTCCATGATAACCTTGTTGAAAAGTTTAGTGATGTTGGATGGGGGCAGGGGCGTGTCCATGGCAATCCTTATTCTCCTTACCCTGAACAGTTGTATCCAAATTCTGATGCAGATGGGCCCTATTCCTTTGGTAGGTCACGGTATTCCATGAGGCAGCCTCGTGTTCTTCCACCGCCATCACTAGCTTCCATGCACAAATCCTCCTACAGGAATGAAGTTGAGCGTCCTGGCCCCTCAGCTTTTCTAGACAATGAGATACAGTACAATCAAGCAGGTAGAGGTGAACCTACCATGCAGACAAGGCATGATACTAATCGTCCTGAGAATATTGGACAACCTGAAATAATTAATGTCAAACAAGAAAACACGGGGAGTGAGAATCGTAAACTGGACAGTATCACCAGCCCAAGGTGTGACTCACAATCATCTCTTTCTGTGTCTAGCCCCCCTAGTTCTCCAACTCATCTTTCTCATGATGACTTGGATGAGTCTCGAGATTCTTCAGTGTTATCTGCCCCAGGAGACAGCAAAGAGGTCCCCTTATCTGGGCCGGAGAGTGAACCTCTTGTATTACCTACCAATCCTGGACAAGAGAATGTGATGAATGCTTCTAGTTCTATCTCAACTGGTGATGATGAAGAATGGGCTGTTGAGAACAATGAGCATCTTCAGGAGCAAGAAGAAtatgatgaagatgaagatggataCGAGGAGGAAGATGAAGTGCATGAAGTAGATGATGAGAATATTGATCTAACCCAGGAGTTCGACGACATGCATTTAGAGGAGAAAGGATCCCCTGACATGGACAATTTGGTCCTAGGCTTCAATGAAGGTGTTGAAGTTGGAATGCCAAATGATGAGTTTGAGAGAAGTTCAAGGAATGATGAAGGTACATTTGTGGTACCTAAGGTTTCATCTGGAACTGTTGAAGAACAGGGGTCATTTGATGGAATTCGTGCTGATGAACTGACCCTTCAACCTATGGATGGGTCCAACCAAGTGAATGTAGGTAGTTCTTCCAGATTGGTCCAAGAAACTGAGAAGGCAATGCAGAATTTAGTTATCCAGCCTAGTAATGTCTCTCATATGTCAGCTGAAACTGAACGTGAACATGTGGATGCTTCTAGTACTTCTGGGCTATCTTCTCAGCATCCAGTTACATCTTCGGTTAGCTTTACCTCCCATTTGTTGTCCAGTCAAGCTGCCAAGCCTACAGTATCTTCTGTTCCGAATCAGACAGAGGGACCTGTTAAGCTTCAGTTTGGGCTGTTTTCCGGTCCATCTCTGATACCATCTCCGGTCCCAGCTATACAAATTGGTTCTATACAGATGCCTCTTCCTCTGCATCCTCAGGTTGGTCCGTCTCTCGCCCACATGCACCCGTCACAGCCACTCTTCCAGTTTGGTCAGCTAAGGTATACATCTCCTATCTCCCAGGGAGTACTGCCAATGGGTCCTCAATCAGTGTCTTTTGTTCAGCCCAATCTCCCATCCGGTTTTTCATTGAATCAGAGCCCAGGAGGCCCTCTGCCTATTCAAACTGGCCCAAGAACTTATCAAATTACTAAAAATGATGCTACGTTGAGTTCAGTGAATAATAATCAACCTGGAGTTACTTCGAGGCTTTTGGGTGCATCTCAAGAGAATGTATCAGAAAAGATAAATTCAATGCCCACTGGAGGAACTGCTGAAACCTCTGTCATGGTGCAACGGGGACCAGCAGTATCCCGTATTAGCGATAGCAGTTCAAGATCTGAGTCTTTTGAGGGGGAAGACCAGAGAAACAATAACTcggttgggaaaaacttcagTGGTTTTCTTGGTACTCGGGAATCTCAAGGTCAGGCTCAAACTGGAGCAGCGCCATCTCAGTTAATTATCAAAGACAAAGATTTTAGTGGGCCAAGGGCCCATGGCCCAACATCTGGTGGCAGAGGAAGAAAATATGTGGTTACAGTTAAGAATTCTGGCTCTAGATCATTTCCAGTTGCTGAGCCTACCCATTTAGAATCTAGTGGGTTTCAGAGGAGACCTCGACGCAATATGCAGCGAACTGAGTTTCGAGTTAGAGGAAGTGCTGATAAGAGGCAATATACAGGGTCTGTATCTTCCAACCACGTTGGACTGGACGAGAAATATGTCTCTGGAAGGGGTTTTGGGCCTTCTGTAAGAAGTGAGCCTAGGAGGGTTGTTATGTCAAATAAACCATCAAAACAGATGTTAGATTCAGAGGGCTTGAGCCCAGGTCCACTTAATTCACTAGAAATAGATTCTGGGAGCAAGGCTGAAAAGGGAGCTGGAAAAGATGCTTTGACAAGGAGTCAGAATGTCCTGCAATCTGGAGAGGGAAATCTTAAAAGAAATATTCATTCTGAAGAAGATGTGTATGCTCATTTGCAAAGTGGCTTTGTGCGTGTCTTTGAGCAACCTGGCATAGAGGCTCCTAGTGATGAAGATGATTTCATTGAAGTGAGATCAAAGAGGCAAATGCTGAATGATCGGCGTGaacagagagaaaaagaaatcaAGGCAAAGTCTCGGGCCTCAAAG GTTCCACGAAAACCTCATTCTACTTCAAAAAGTAGTACTGCCTCTGCCAACTCAGGTAAAAATTATGCAGTGGCAAATGGAGAAGCAGGAAACAGCAGTCACTCTGATTTCGTTGCCTCTGAGGGACGTGGATTGGTTAATATGGAAGTATCAGCTGGTCTTAACACTAATGTAGTGTCTCAACCGTTGGCTCCAATTGGCACTCCTGCTGTAAAAAGTGATGCCCAGGCTGATATTAGATCCCACACAATCAG GTCACTGAACACAAGCTCCCTTCCTGTAGTATCAGGTAGTGAGAAAAATCTTGGGCGCAGCTCAATTGTTGACGACAACAGTAAGGTTCTGGACAATGTTCAAGCATCTTTGGATGCATGGGGTAATTCGCGGATCAATCAACAG GTTATATCCTTGACACAGACCCAACTTGATGAGGCTATGAAGCCTGGGCAATTTGGCTCTCATGGTTCTGTTGGAGAAATTACTAGCTCAGTTTGTGAATCCAGCATGCCATCTTCATCAATCTTGACAAAGGAGAAGCCATTTTCTTCTGCTGCAAATCCAATCAATTCCCTGCTTGCTGGCGAGAAAATCCAATTTG GTGCTGTCACGTCTCCAACAATACTTCCTCCTAGTAGCCGCTCTATTTCACATGGAATTGGTCCACCAGGACCATCTCGGTCTGACATGCAACTATCCCACAATCTTTCTGCAGATGAAAATGATTGTGGTCTTCTCTTTGAGAAAGAGAAACACACGGCTGAGTCTTGTGTTCATTTGGAAGATTGTGAATCAGAAGCTGAAGCAGCTGCTTCAGCTGTTGCTGTTGCAGCCATCAGCAGTGATGAAATTGGTGGGAATAGTTTGGGTGCTTGCTCTGGTTCGGTTGCAGATATTGATGGGATAACAGCAG CTGGAGCCGGTGATCAGAAATTTGCCAGTCAATCAAGGGCCAAACAGTCTCTAAGTGTGTCCCTTCCAGCGGATTTATCTTTGGAGACCCCACCAATCTCATTAAGGCCACCTTTACCAG GTGGAGCTGGTGATCAACAATTAGCCAGTCAATCGAGGGCTGAAGAGTCCCTCAGTGTATCCCTTCCAGCAGATCTATCTGTTGAGACCCCACCAATTTCGTTATGGCCACCCTTACCGAGTCCTCAGAATTCTTCAGGCCAAATGCTTCCACATTTTCCTGGTGGCCCACCTTCCCATTTTCCCTTTTATGAGATGAATCCCATGATGGGGGGTCCTGTTTTTGCTTTTGGACCACATGAGGAGTCTGCATCTACTACCCAAGCACAATCGCAAAAGACTAGTGCACCAGTTTCAGCGCCACTTGGAACTTGGCAGCAATGCCATTCCGGGGTAGATTCATTCTATGGTCCTCCTGCGGGTTTTACTGGTCCTTTTATCAGTCCAGCTGGAGGCATACCAGGTGTTCAAGGCCCTCCACACATGGTTGTCTATAACCATTTTGCGCCTGTAGGACAATTTGGACAAGTTGGCTTGAGTTTCATGGGTACTGCTTATATTCCATCAGGAAAGCAGCCTGATTGGAAGCACAACCCTGCATCTTCCTCCATGGGTGCTGGCGAGGGGGAGATGAACAGTATAAATATGGTTTCTGCACAGCGCAACCCTACCAACATGCCTGCTCCGATCCAGCATTTGGCCCCTGGGTCACCACTACTTCCCATGGCTTCACCATTGGCCATGTTTGACGTTTCTCCTTTCCAG CCTTCTGATATGTCAGTTCAAGCACGGTGGCCCCATGTTCCTGCATCATCTCTTCAGTCTGTTCCTCTATCAATGCCAATGCAGCAACAGGCAGATGGTATGCTTCCTTCTAAATTTAGCCATGGTCCTACTGACCAATCATTGCCAGCCAACAGGTTCCCTGAGTCGCGGACTTCTACATCCTTTGACAGCAGTCGTAGTTTTCCTGTAGCGACTGAAGCCACTTCCACCCGATTTCCAGATGAACTGGGTTTAGTAGACCCTACAAGCTCCGGCAGCACTGGGGCTTCAACACAGAATGCTGTCACTAAGAGTTCATCTGTGAGTAGCACCATAGATAATGCCAAGACTGATGTTGATCAGAATCTCAGTACCAGTTCTAGTGGACATAACGCAAGTTCTAACGCCAAGTCACAGTCTTCTATGAACAAGAGTAATATCCCTAACCAGCACTATGGCCATTCATCATATTATCAGAGAGGTGGTGGATCGCAGAAAAATAGTTCAGGCGGTGACTGGTCCCACCGAAGAATGGGGTACCAAGGAAGGAATCAGTCTCTGGGTGCTGAAAAGAGCTTCCCAGCTACTACTAAGATGAAGCAAATATACGTGGCTAAACAGACCTCAAGTGGGAGTTCAACAGCCTCGTGA